A genomic window from Halomonas sp. LR3S48 includes:
- the yiaK gene encoding 3-dehydro-L-gulonate 2-dehydrogenase, protein MTAVPFTTLLHTLERVLQRAGLTSADARLCARLHAESTWDGVASHGVGRIARFVDYVRRGWVDPSATLERVHALGALEVHDGHFGIGVRNALQATERAMSLAEEHGMGVVALRDTTHWMRGGSYGWHAVERGYAALMWTNTESCMPAWGSSQQSIGNNPLVMGVPGESPLVLDMAMSQFSYGKLQTLRQQGKPLPVDGGFDAQGELTREPAAIEATRRILPTGYWKGSGLAILLDALAALLAQGRPSHEIDKLQRGSGTGCCQVFMLFDPRQLGGQELCHHLVEGITAHLASAAPDESGAPVRWPGKSTDERRRRDRYAPDAAVEVDDATWNEILSLAE, encoded by the coding sequence ATGACAGCGGTTCCCTTCACCACTCTGCTCCATACCCTGGAGCGCGTTCTGCAGCGCGCCGGACTGACGAGCGCGGATGCACGGCTCTGCGCCCGCCTCCATGCCGAGAGCACCTGGGACGGTGTCGCCTCGCATGGCGTCGGCCGTATCGCCCGCTTCGTCGATTACGTTCGCCGCGGCTGGGTCGACCCGAGCGCCACGCTGGAGCGGGTTCACGCCCTGGGTGCGCTTGAAGTCCACGACGGCCACTTCGGCATCGGGGTTCGCAATGCCTTGCAGGCCACCGAACGCGCCATGTCGCTCGCCGAGGAGCATGGCATGGGAGTCGTGGCCCTGCGCGACACCACCCACTGGATGCGCGGTGGCAGCTATGGCTGGCATGCCGTTGAGCGAGGCTATGCCGCACTGATGTGGACCAATACGGAATCGTGCATGCCGGCCTGGGGGTCGTCGCAGCAGAGTATCGGCAACAACCCTCTGGTGATGGGCGTGCCGGGCGAGAGCCCGCTGGTGCTCGACATGGCCATGTCGCAGTTCTCCTACGGCAAGCTCCAGACGCTACGCCAGCAAGGCAAGCCGCTTCCCGTCGACGGCGGCTTCGATGCCCAGGGCGAGCTGACCCGGGAGCCCGCAGCGATCGAAGCCACGCGCCGCATCCTGCCCACCGGCTATTGGAAAGGCTCCGGCCTGGCCATCCTGCTCGACGCTCTCGCGGCGCTGCTGGCCCAGGGCCGGCCCAGCCACGAGATCGACAAGCTGCAGCGAGGCAGCGGTACCGGCTGCTGCCAGGTCTTCATGCTCTTCGACCCGCGCCAGCTGGGCGGACAGGAGCTCTGCCACCACCTGGTGGAAGGCATCACCGCCCACCTGGCTTCGGCCGCGCCGGACGAGAGCGGCGCCCCCGTGCGCTGGCCGGGCAAATCGACCGACGAGCGACGGAGGCGAGACAGGTATGCGCCGGATGCGGCCGTTGAAGTCGACGACGCAACCTGGAACGAGATCCTCTCTCTCGCGGAATGA
- a CDS encoding GlxA family transcriptional regulator — protein MATSPQASSSTQASCKEPAPQTLGFLLLENFTLFSLASAIEPLRMANQLAGRELYRWFTLSVDGGPISASDGLQVTPDGAITMPLALDMVIVCGGVGPSRAVQREHVSWLQSQARLSRRLGGICTGSWALAKAGLLDGYETSVHWECLAAMRESFPRTVLTTRLFSIDRDRATASGGTAPLDMMLTLIGREHGRELSAGISEMFICERMRGENDHQRVPLKHVLGTTQPKLLEIVALMEANLEEPIALEELAAYVDVSRRQLERLFQKYLHCSPSRYYLKLRLTRARQLLKQTSMSIIEVASACGFVSTPHFSKCYREFFGLPPREERLGTSPLRPPVLAEQPTGSLLLQPVAFQPVPEQPISAALMALDQARGEPTYASVRLDH, from the coding sequence ATGGCCACGTCCCCCCAGGCTTCGTCCTCAACCCAGGCTTCGTGCAAGGAACCGGCTCCACAGACGCTGGGTTTCCTGCTGCTGGAAAACTTCACGCTGTTCTCGCTGGCCTCGGCCATCGAGCCGCTGCGCATGGCCAACCAATTGGCCGGGCGAGAGCTGTATCGCTGGTTCACGCTGAGCGTGGACGGCGGGCCGATCTCGGCCAGCGATGGGCTTCAGGTCACTCCTGACGGTGCCATCACCATGCCACTGGCGCTGGACATGGTCATCGTCTGCGGCGGCGTGGGGCCGTCTCGTGCCGTGCAGCGCGAGCACGTCAGTTGGCTGCAGTCCCAGGCGCGCCTTTCGCGCCGGCTGGGCGGTATCTGTACCGGCAGTTGGGCGTTGGCCAAGGCAGGGCTGCTGGACGGCTACGAGACCAGCGTACACTGGGAATGTCTGGCGGCGATGCGCGAGTCGTTCCCCCGCACGGTGCTGACCACGCGGCTGTTCTCCATCGATCGCGACCGGGCCACCGCCTCCGGTGGCACCGCGCCGCTGGACATGATGCTGACCCTGATCGGACGCGAGCATGGCCGCGAACTCTCGGCGGGCATCTCCGAAATGTTCATCTGCGAGCGCATGCGTGGCGAGAACGATCATCAGCGCGTGCCGCTCAAGCATGTGCTGGGCACCACTCAGCCCAAGCTGCTGGAGATCGTCGCGCTGATGGAGGCCAACCTGGAGGAACCCATCGCGCTCGAGGAGTTGGCCGCGTACGTCGATGTCTCGCGCCGCCAGCTCGAGCGGCTGTTCCAGAAATACCTGCACTGTTCGCCGTCGCGCTACTACCTCAAGCTGCGACTCACCCGAGCGCGCCAGTTGCTCAAGCAGACCTCGATGTCGATCATCGAGGTCGCCTCGGCCTGCGGCTTCGTCTCCACGCCCCATTTTTCCAAGTGCTATCGGGAGTTCTTCGGCCTGCCGCCGCGGGAGGAGCGCCTGGGCACCAGCCCGCTGCGCCCCCCCGTGCTGGCCGAACAGCCAACCGGCAGCCTGCTGCTGCAACCGGTCGCCTTCCAGCCCGTGCCGGAACAGCCGATCTCGGCGGCGCTGATGGCGCTCGACCAGGCCCGTGGCGAGCCGACCTACGCCAGCGTACGCCTGGACCATTGA
- a CDS encoding NIPSNAP family protein, which produces MFVDLRTYTMVPGRLNAYLELYEREGLPIQQRHLGNLLGYFVTETGELNQVVHLWGYESAADRDARRTAMEKDPDWIAYRKKSAEAGNVQHQSNKLLRPTRFSPI; this is translated from the coding sequence ATGTTCGTCGATCTACGTACCTACACGATGGTCCCGGGCCGTCTGAACGCTTATCTCGAACTCTACGAGCGCGAAGGGCTGCCGATTCAGCAGCGCCATCTGGGTAACCTGTTGGGTTATTTCGTTACCGAAACGGGGGAGCTGAACCAGGTCGTGCACCTGTGGGGCTACGAGAGCGCAGCGGACCGAGATGCCCGGCGCACTGCGATGGAGAAGGACCCCGACTGGATCGCCTACCGTAAGAAGAGCGCCGAGGCGGGCAATGTCCAGCACCAGAGCAACAAGCTGCTGCGCCCCACTCGCTTCTCCCCCATCTGA
- a CDS encoding thiamine pyrophosphate-dependent enzyme, with amino-acid sequence MAGSYEDQAPRTGAQVLVDALLDNGVTQAFAVPGESYLSVLDALYDHRQRLKLVTCRHESGASNMAEAYAKMTGQPGICFVTRGPGACHASIGVHTARQDSTPMILFIGQVARHMREREAFQEIDYRQMFGPVAKWVTEVDDARRLPELLARAFQTAISGRPGPVVVSLPEDMLDDIVRVEDAPAASRIPIVPDPQSLVRVSGALEEAQRPVLIVGGGDWSARAGEHLRQFAEAHQVPILASFRCQDFVDNDSPAYVGRLGLGASAQANALVEQADLVISLGARLGEATTQGYTLLVPPRPRQGFIHVHADIGELGRVYHGLTINATSPEFAEALATLPPRGEMARRAYLAQARQAFEDYTKVGPAEGDLDMQTVVATIAEALPRDTVYANGAGNYTLWLQRYLTFHVFRTQLAPTSGAMGYGFPAAIAAKLAHPERSVVAYGGDGCALMSIQELATARMLGLKILFVVVNNGSYGTIRMHQERRFPGRVSGTELVNPDFVALARGFGLHGEAIERNDQLPEALARCQAQAGSALLEIRMSADTPHATPPKV; translated from the coding sequence ATGGCTGGCTCGTACGAGGACCAGGCCCCACGCACGGGCGCGCAGGTGCTGGTCGATGCATTGCTGGACAACGGCGTGACGCAGGCCTTCGCCGTACCCGGCGAAAGTTATCTCAGCGTACTGGACGCGCTGTACGATCATCGGCAGCGCCTGAAGTTGGTGACCTGCCGGCATGAGTCGGGGGCATCCAACATGGCCGAAGCCTACGCCAAGATGACGGGGCAGCCGGGCATCTGCTTCGTCACGCGCGGACCGGGGGCGTGCCACGCCAGCATCGGCGTGCATACCGCACGCCAGGACTCGACGCCGATGATTCTGTTCATCGGCCAGGTCGCGCGGCACATGCGCGAGCGAGAGGCCTTCCAGGAGATCGACTATCGCCAGATGTTCGGGCCGGTGGCCAAGTGGGTCACCGAGGTCGACGATGCCAGGCGGCTGCCGGAACTGCTGGCGCGTGCCTTCCAGACGGCAATCTCCGGCCGCCCCGGCCCGGTGGTCGTCTCGCTGCCCGAGGACATGCTCGATGATATTGTCCGCGTCGAAGATGCCCCGGCCGCGAGCCGCATCCCCATCGTTCCCGATCCGCAGTCGCTGGTGCGTGTCTCTGGCGCCCTGGAAGAGGCGCAGCGTCCGGTACTGATCGTCGGCGGTGGCGACTGGAGCGCTCGGGCCGGCGAGCACCTGCGACAGTTCGCCGAGGCGCATCAGGTGCCGATCCTGGCCTCGTTCCGCTGCCAGGATTTCGTCGACAACGATTCGCCGGCCTATGTGGGGCGTCTCGGCCTGGGTGCGTCGGCACAGGCCAACGCGCTGGTGGAGCAGGCCGATCTGGTCATCTCGCTGGGTGCCAGGCTGGGCGAGGCCACCACGCAGGGCTACACCCTGCTGGTACCCCCACGGCCGCGACAAGGATTCATCCACGTGCATGCGGATATCGGCGAGCTGGGCCGGGTCTACCACGGCTTGACGATCAACGCGACCTCGCCGGAGTTCGCCGAAGCGCTGGCGACGCTACCCCCGCGGGGCGAGATGGCGCGTCGTGCCTATCTGGCTCAGGCGAGGCAGGCTTTCGAGGACTACACGAAAGTCGGGCCCGCCGAGGGCGACCTGGACATGCAGACCGTCGTGGCGACGATCGCCGAGGCCCTGCCCAGGGATACGGTCTACGCCAACGGTGCGGGCAATTACACCCTGTGGCTGCAGCGTTACCTGACATTCCATGTCTTCCGTACCCAACTGGCACCGACCAGCGGTGCCATGGGATATGGCTTCCCCGCGGCCATCGCCGCCAAGCTGGCTCATCCTGAGCGCAGCGTGGTCGCCTACGGTGGCGATGGCTGTGCGCTGATGAGCATCCAGGAACTGGCGACGGCCCGCATGCTGGGGCTGAAGATCCTGTTCGTGGTCGTCAACAACGGCAGTTACGGGACGATCCGCATGCATCAGGAGCGTCGCTTCCCCGGACGCGTCTCGGGAACCGAGCTGGTCAATCCCGACTTCGTGGCCCTGGCTCGCGGGTTCGGGCTGCATGGCGAAGCCATCGAGCGCAACGACCAGCTGCCGGAGGCGCTGGCCCGCTGCCAGGCCCAGGCGGGCTCGGCGCTATTGGAAATTCGCATGTCCGCCGACACGCCACATGCCACGCCGCCCAAGGTGTGA
- a CDS encoding tripartite tricarboxylate transporter TctB family protein — protein MPVLLLVVTTIYLVEALQMMPPIKRGDITASFFPVVLAAIMYLSIGIVIWQGRSETGKSTTVETPAADETQAEAGVPALNRFGALWVTVATGAYIGIFSVIGYFTSTFLYVLLLTFLFGNPRPGTGGRAWAVKILAALLITLLGYTLFELIFQVRLPTLGT, from the coding sequence GTGCCCGTCCTGCTGCTGGTCGTCACCACGATCTATCTCGTGGAAGCCCTGCAGATGATGCCGCCGATCAAGCGCGGCGATATTACGGCCTCGTTCTTCCCGGTCGTGCTCGCCGCGATCATGTACCTCTCGATCGGCATCGTGATCTGGCAGGGGCGTAGCGAAACCGGCAAGAGCACCACGGTCGAAACGCCCGCGGCCGACGAGACGCAAGCCGAGGCCGGGGTGCCGGCCCTCAATCGCTTCGGTGCGCTGTGGGTCACCGTGGCGACCGGCGCGTACATCGGCATCTTCTCGGTCATCGGCTATTTCACCTCCACGTTCCTCTACGTGCTGCTGCTGACGTTCCTGTTCGGCAATCCCCGTCCCGGCACGGGCGGGCGCGCCTGGGCCGTCAAGATCCTCGCCGCCCTGCTCATTACTCTGCTCGGCTACACCCTGTTCGAACTCATCTTCCAGGTTCGCTTGCCCACCCTAGGGACGTGA
- a CDS encoding Bug family tripartite tricarboxylate transporter substrate binding protein: MLKKTLGLACIMTLVTATANAAEEYPTRDIRMIVPWGAGGGTDGIVRKITDLAEESLSGTVYVENIEGGMSGNGLIQLINAKADGYTLGALTYDSVITVPWQDMLPGYSVDEMDLIARITSEPDALIVPADSEHDSIEALIEAAKAEPGRIRAGIQNMGARTHLTLLQLMDATGADFKIISYPGGAAPQKEALLNGEIDFAITSLGDFASLIEGGDARGLIEFTDVQSQSFPDVPPASERDLDIQMGSFIILAAPAGTPEPILDELEAAYQEAYESDEFQGWLVDVGVTPNWLGRDEVTEWVGTTQEEIFVTMEELQEQGILD, from the coding sequence ATGCTCAAGAAAACCCTGGGTCTTGCCTGCATCATGACGCTGGTGACCGCGACGGCCAACGCCGCGGAGGAGTATCCGACCCGAGATATCCGCATGATCGTGCCATGGGGCGCCGGCGGCGGCACCGACGGCATCGTGCGCAAGATCACCGACCTGGCGGAAGAGTCGCTGTCCGGCACCGTCTACGTCGAGAACATCGAGGGCGGCATGAGCGGCAACGGGCTGATCCAGCTGATCAACGCCAAGGCCGATGGCTATACCCTCGGCGCCCTGACCTACGACAGTGTCATCACCGTGCCGTGGCAAGACATGCTGCCGGGCTACAGCGTCGACGAGATGGACCTGATCGCGCGCATCACCAGCGAGCCCGATGCCCTCATCGTGCCGGCCGACTCGGAACACGACAGCATCGAGGCCCTGATCGAGGCGGCCAAGGCCGAGCCCGGCCGCATTCGCGCCGGCATCCAGAACATGGGGGCGCGCACCCACCTGACGCTGCTCCAGCTGATGGACGCAACCGGGGCCGATTTCAAGATCATCTCCTATCCGGGCGGCGCCGCGCCGCAGAAGGAGGCGCTGCTGAACGGCGAGATCGACTTCGCGATCACCAGCCTGGGCGATTTCGCTTCGCTCATCGAGGGTGGCGATGCGCGTGGCCTGATCGAGTTCACCGACGTGCAGAGCCAGTCATTCCCGGATGTGCCGCCCGCCTCCGAACGCGATCTCGATATCCAGATGGGCAGCTTCATCATCCTGGCCGCCCCGGCCGGTACGCCGGAGCCGATCCTGGACGAGCTCGAGGCGGCGTATCAGGAAGCCTACGAGAGCGACGAGTTCCAGGGCTGGCTGGTCGACGTCGGCGTGACCCCCAACTGGCTGGGACGCGATGAAGTCACCGAGTGGGTCGGCACGACCCAGGAGGAGATCTTCGTCACCATGGAGGAACTCCAGGAGCAGGGCATCCTCGACTAG